The following coding sequences lie in one Mycobacterium sp. Z3061 genomic window:
- a CDS encoding ferrous iron transporter B — protein MTASCHDDGGAVAAPPGQPRTALIGSPNAGKTTVFNHLTGMRARTGNYPGVTVARRVGTGRFRTDDETKTFIIEDVPGCYSLQPVSPDEQVVADLLRGELPDIPAPEALAVVVDVTVLERSLSLVSQVLALGKPTIVILTMGDELTARGGQLDTEQFAAALGVPVVSVIGSRGKGFEPLRALLAAPQTWQRVAIPPPSDDAEYNSWIASILHAGGYRAPEPDLRSARIDRVLLHPVWGSLFFIAVMFAFFQIIFTLAAPLQDAIEKSFGWLGTLVDDNVSNGAVAGLLGHGMIGGVGAVLVFIPQIVLMFLLISLLENIGYMTRAAFLVDRIMATTGLDGRAFVAMLSSLACAVPAIMATRTIPSSRDRLATCMAAPLMTCSARLPVYILLIGMLVSPQDRWGPVSLQGVVMFGMYLLGGVSAMLTAWLFKSVVLGGDLLPFYMEMPPYRFPSVKSVVMTVWDSAKVFLRKAGTIILGTSVVLWFLLNLPVRTAETAGMDQAAATAYVVNHSFAAGLGKILEPVFAPLGFDWRVCVGLIGAMAAREVFVATLGQIFATGESGDLVSATHSAVFTSGPHHGELVFTAPTIMALLVFFAYALQCMSTIATLRRETNSWRWPLTAWAYMFVLAWVAAFAARHITMWLTG, from the coding sequence ATGACCGCGTCCTGCCATGACGACGGGGGCGCGGTCGCGGCGCCACCCGGCCAACCGCGCACGGCCCTGATCGGCAGCCCCAACGCCGGCAAGACCACCGTGTTCAACCACCTCACCGGCATGCGGGCGCGCACGGGCAACTATCCAGGTGTCACCGTCGCCCGCCGGGTAGGCACCGGACGGTTCCGCACCGACGACGAGACGAAGACGTTCATCATCGAGGACGTCCCGGGGTGCTACAGCCTGCAACCGGTCAGCCCGGACGAACAGGTGGTGGCCGACCTGTTGCGCGGCGAATTGCCCGACATCCCCGCGCCCGAAGCCCTCGCGGTGGTCGTCGATGTCACCGTGCTGGAGCGGTCGCTGTCTCTGGTGTCTCAGGTCCTGGCGCTGGGCAAGCCGACGATCGTCATCCTCACCATGGGAGACGAACTGACGGCCCGCGGCGGGCAGCTGGACACCGAGCAGTTCGCCGCCGCGCTCGGGGTCCCGGTGGTCAGCGTCATCGGCAGCCGGGGCAAAGGGTTCGAACCGCTGCGGGCCCTGCTGGCGGCGCCGCAGACCTGGCAGCGGGTCGCCATCCCACCGCCCTCGGATGATGCCGAATACAACAGCTGGATCGCGTCGATCCTGCATGCCGGAGGATACCGGGCGCCCGAACCGGACCTGCGCAGCGCGCGGATCGACCGGGTGCTGTTGCACCCGGTGTGGGGATCGCTGTTCTTCATCGCGGTGATGTTCGCGTTCTTCCAGATCATCTTCACCCTCGCGGCACCGCTACAGGATGCGATCGAGAAGTCGTTCGGCTGGCTGGGCACCCTGGTGGACGACAACGTCAGCAACGGTGCGGTCGCGGGTCTCCTCGGGCACGGGATGATCGGCGGCGTGGGCGCCGTGCTGGTCTTCATCCCGCAGATCGTGTTGATGTTCCTGCTGATCTCACTGCTGGAGAACATCGGCTACATGACGCGCGCCGCTTTCCTGGTGGACCGCATCATGGCGACCACCGGGCTCGACGGGCGGGCCTTCGTGGCGATGCTGTCGTCGCTGGCCTGCGCGGTGCCCGCGATCATGGCCACCCGCACCATTCCGTCGTCGCGCGACCGGCTCGCCACCTGCATGGCCGCCCCGCTGATGACCTGTTCGGCCCGCCTGCCGGTGTACATCCTGCTGATCGGGATGCTGGTCAGCCCGCAGGACCGGTGGGGGCCGGTCTCGCTGCAGGGCGTGGTCATGTTCGGGATGTATCTGCTGGGCGGCGTCTCGGCGATGCTCACCGCCTGGCTGTTCAAATCGGTGGTGCTGGGCGGCGATCTGCTGCCCTTCTACATGGAGATGCCGCCCTACCGCTTCCCGTCGGTCAAGTCAGTGGTGATGACCGTGTGGGACTCGGCAAAGGTGTTCCTGCGCAAGGCCGGAACGATCATCCTGGGCACCTCCGTCGTGCTGTGGTTCCTGCTCAACCTGCCGGTGCGCACCGCGGAGACCGCCGGCATGGACCAGGCCGCGGCCACGGCCTACGTCGTCAACCACTCCTTCGCCGCCGGCCTGGGCAAAATTCTGGAGCCGGTGTTCGCGCCGCTGGGTTTCGACTGGCGGGTCTGCGTCGGGTTGATCGGGGCGATGGCCGCGCGCGAGGTGTTCGTGGCCACGCTGGGACAGATATTCGCCACCGGCGAATCGGGTGACCTGGTCTCGGCCACCCATTCGGCGGTGTTCACCTCCGGCCCGCACCACGGTGAGCTGGTGTTCACGGCGCCGACGATCATGGCGTTGCTGGTGTTCTTCGCTTACGCCCTGCAATGCATGTCCACCATCGCCACGCTGCGCCGCGAGACCAACTCGTGGCGCTGGCCGCTGACGGCGTGGGCGTACATGTTCGTGCTCGCCTGGGTGGCGGCTTTCGCGGCGCGGCACATAACCATGTGGCTGACGGGCTGA
- a CDS encoding NifU family protein — protein sequence MADGLSVPVPLLHPQATDDPRLMRWLIGTRQLSGVPPQVHALIDEGVLEQAEVGPGEVRTWLGANRSWDVDGPRVRSALFDALSAQPAEVSEQELRDGIDEILAREVSPVAASHGGAITVHSVHDGVLTVELTGACLGCPLSGRTLGDLITRSVQARYPQIREVKAAQPRRAWLKLKRR from the coding sequence GTGGCTGACGGGCTGAGCGTGCCGGTTCCGCTGCTGCACCCGCAGGCCACCGATGACCCCCGCCTGATGCGGTGGCTGATCGGGACCCGGCAACTGTCCGGTGTGCCGCCGCAAGTGCACGCCCTGATCGATGAGGGTGTGCTGGAACAGGCGGAAGTGGGTCCGGGCGAGGTGCGAACATGGTTGGGCGCCAACCGATCCTGGGATGTCGACGGACCTCGGGTGCGCTCGGCGTTGTTCGATGCGCTGTCTGCTCAGCCCGCCGAAGTCAGCGAACAAGAGTTGCGCGACGGGATCGACGAGATTCTGGCCAGGGAGGTGTCGCCGGTAGCCGCCTCACACGGGGGTGCGATCACGGTGCACTCGGTGCACGACGGTGTCCTCACAGTGGAGCTGACCGGAGCCTGCCTGGGCTGCCCGCTGAGCGGTCGGACCCTCGGCGACCTGATCACCCGCAGCGTGCAGGCCCGCTACCCGCAGATCCGCGAGGTCAAGGCGGCTCAGCCGCGCCGCGCGTGGCTGAAATTGAAACGACGGTAG
- a CDS encoding alpha/beta hydrolase has translation MRRLLVLTVVMALATMLPGCGHKSDESGKHPASQAVVIVSGGDATSPFTTPDQACATGLAAGNTDTAIREYLLKRGYTAFTSPAMAGRGQVVDQTGFGPFGVCPVTLPENMTVDSTGSIDTAGEHLARFLNYLHTDKGVTDVDVVAHSMGGLYSRAAIRVLATTNAPVHIRSLTTIGTPWQGSYLSDYANGVVPLTDCVGDTFCENAMKGFKDEVLRLMAGSGREVNQAFLMGKNGWNDFQSGVLDKIPVVLIGGKKFAKPGQVNPAVWPNDGLVALQSALAKDISDPVLPHRRCYTFDDTHSIYVSNEAKLDWNTALTWDPQVLDTLNKAIEDAPKALDGANREGCPAG, from the coding sequence GTGCGACGACTCCTGGTTTTGACCGTTGTGATGGCGCTGGCGACGATGCTGCCCGGCTGCGGACACAAGTCCGACGAATCCGGCAAACACCCGGCCTCTCAGGCAGTGGTGATCGTGTCCGGCGGAGACGCGACCAGCCCGTTCACCACCCCCGACCAGGCCTGCGCCACCGGTTTGGCCGCCGGCAACACGGACACCGCGATCCGCGAATACCTGCTCAAGCGGGGCTACACCGCCTTCACCTCACCGGCGATGGCCGGACGGGGGCAGGTGGTCGACCAAACCGGTTTCGGCCCATTCGGCGTCTGCCCGGTCACGCTGCCGGAGAACATGACCGTTGACTCCACCGGAAGCATCGACACCGCCGGTGAGCACCTCGCCCGGTTCCTCAACTACCTGCACACCGACAAGGGTGTCACCGATGTCGACGTCGTCGCCCACTCGATGGGCGGACTGTACTCACGAGCCGCGATTCGCGTCCTGGCCACCACCAACGCGCCGGTGCACATCCGCTCGCTGACCACGATCGGCACGCCCTGGCAGGGCTCATACCTGTCCGACTACGCCAACGGCGTCGTCCCGCTGACCGACTGCGTCGGTGACACGTTCTGTGAAAACGCGATGAAGGGATTCAAGGACGAGGTCCTGCGCCTGATGGCCGGCTCCGGCCGGGAAGTCAACCAGGCTTTCCTGATGGGCAAGAACGGCTGGAACGACTTCCAGTCGGGTGTCCTCGACAAGATCCCGGTGGTGCTGATCGGCGGCAAGAAATTCGCCAAACCGGGTCAGGTCAACCCGGCAGTGTGGCCCAACGACGGTCTGGTGGCGCTGCAGAGCGCGCTGGCCAAGGACATCAGCGATCCGGTGTTGCCGCACCGGCGCTGCTACACCTTCGACGACACCCACAGCATCTACGTCTCCAACGAAGCCAAGCTGGACTGGAACACCGCGCTGACGTGGGATCCGCAGGTGCTGGACACGCTGAACAAGGCGATCGAGGACGCGCCCAAGGCACTCGACGGGGCCAACCGCGAGGGTTGCCCGGCCGGCTGA
- a CDS encoding acyl-CoA dehydrogenase, giving the protein MIDFSVPPELTALGERVRRFVIDAIIPYERDPRLTQHGPNDELRQELVELARKEGLLTPQASTRFGGKGISHIEQSVIYEAAGWSTLGPVAMNCAAPDEGNMFLLDKLTTDEQADVFLKPVLDGTVRSVFAMTEPGGAGSDPSQLLTEARRDGDSYVISGRKWLITGANGAGTWIIMANVVGDENPGGPTLFLAKGGEDGIVIERVMNSMDRNYVEGHGVVVFDDLRVPASNVLGEVGEAMRYAQMRLAPARLTHAMRWLGAASRAQHIALEHAKTRTAFGAPIVDHQGVGFLLADNEIALTQCRLAIWYTAWVLDQGHKARHESSISKAFVSEELFKVVDRCIQVMGGIGVTDETPIEMIFRDIRGFRLYDGPTEVHKYAIIRRMNHVGSAAARVPGSDTV; this is encoded by the coding sequence GTGATCGACTTCTCCGTACCCCCGGAACTGACGGCACTCGGCGAACGGGTCCGCAGATTCGTCATCGACGCGATCATCCCTTACGAGCGCGATCCCCGACTCACTCAGCACGGCCCCAACGACGAGTTGCGGCAGGAGCTGGTCGAGTTGGCCCGCAAGGAAGGGCTGCTGACCCCGCAGGCGTCTACCCGGTTCGGCGGCAAGGGCATTTCGCACATCGAGCAGTCCGTGATCTACGAGGCGGCCGGATGGTCCACTCTCGGGCCCGTCGCGATGAACTGCGCCGCGCCGGACGAGGGGAACATGTTCCTGCTCGACAAGCTGACGACCGACGAGCAGGCCGACGTCTTCCTGAAGCCCGTTCTCGACGGCACCGTGCGATCGGTCTTCGCGATGACCGAGCCCGGGGGAGCGGGTTCGGATCCGTCGCAACTGCTCACCGAGGCGCGACGCGACGGCGACTCCTATGTCATCAGCGGCCGCAAATGGCTCATCACGGGCGCCAACGGGGCAGGCACCTGGATCATCATGGCCAACGTGGTCGGTGACGAAAACCCCGGTGGACCAACGCTTTTCCTGGCCAAGGGCGGTGAAGACGGCATCGTCATCGAGCGGGTGATGAACTCGATGGACCGCAACTATGTCGAAGGACACGGCGTCGTCGTATTCGACGACCTGCGGGTGCCTGCGTCCAACGTGCTCGGCGAAGTCGGTGAGGCCATGCGTTACGCGCAGATGCGTTTGGCCCCCGCGCGTCTGACCCACGCCATGCGCTGGTTGGGTGCGGCCTCACGCGCCCAGCACATCGCCTTGGAGCATGCGAAAACCCGCACCGCGTTCGGCGCCCCGATCGTCGACCACCAGGGCGTCGGATTCCTGCTGGCGGACAACGAAATTGCGCTCACGCAGTGCCGCTTGGCGATCTGGTACACGGCCTGGGTCCTGGACCAGGGGCACAAGGCGCGACACGAGAGTTCGATAAGCAAGGCCTTTGTGTCCGAGGAGCTGTTCAAGGTCGTCGACCGGTGCATACAGGTGATGGGTGGAATCGGCGTCACCGACGAAACACCGATCGAGATGATCTTCCGCGACATTCGTGGATTCCGGCTCTACGACGGGCCCACGGAGGTGCACAAGTACGCGATCATCAGGCGGATGAACCACGTCGGCTCGGCAGCGGCGCGCGTGCCGGGATCCGACACCGTCTGA
- a CDS encoding phosphotransferase family protein gives MTTRHDHSDAGAALEQQTFRTDCSSQNWGALSVWLRGRGMALDADEPRQFANGLANLNYLISVDGRPVVLRRPPGGQLAEGASDMAREFRVLSRLHAHYPRAPRAVAFCEDPSVLGSPFQLIEYRPGTVVSDTIPEQLATIPTARLADEFVTALADLHSIDLDTHPELAELGRPGGFIARQISGWNRRAHNAFDGSPPATVEHIVSWLSATAPDPSTKPTVLHNDFKFDNVIFDATGAATAVIDWDMSTLGDPLFDLGVTLSYWAQADDADVIRELGLSPSLQPGFPDRKELAAKYFAAAGREAVPVGFYLALGRLRLAIAWQQLYVLHQRGALVGPKYAAFNRIATAVLAATADSLSTEHI, from the coding sequence ATGACCACACGCCACGATCACAGTGACGCTGGTGCCGCCCTTGAACAGCAGACCTTTCGCACCGACTGCTCGTCGCAGAACTGGGGCGCGCTGAGCGTCTGGCTGCGTGGCCGCGGGATGGCGCTCGACGCCGATGAGCCGCGCCAGTTCGCCAACGGTCTGGCGAATCTGAATTACCTGATTTCGGTCGACGGCCGGCCCGTGGTGTTACGCCGGCCACCGGGTGGACAGCTGGCCGAGGGTGCCAGCGACATGGCACGCGAATTCCGGGTATTGAGCCGACTGCACGCGCATTACCCCCGTGCCCCGCGGGCAGTGGCCTTCTGCGAGGACCCCTCGGTACTGGGCAGTCCCTTCCAACTGATCGAATACCGGCCCGGCACAGTCGTGTCGGACACCATTCCGGAGCAGCTCGCCACCATCCCGACCGCCCGACTCGCCGACGAATTCGTGACTGCCCTGGCAGACCTGCACTCGATCGACCTGGACACGCATCCCGAACTGGCCGAGCTCGGGCGGCCCGGCGGATTCATCGCACGACAGATTTCCGGCTGGAATCGGCGGGCGCACAACGCGTTCGACGGATCACCGCCGGCGACGGTCGAGCACATCGTGTCCTGGCTGAGTGCCACCGCACCCGACCCGTCAACGAAACCGACGGTGCTGCACAACGATTTCAAGTTCGACAACGTGATCTTCGATGCCACCGGCGCGGCCACCGCGGTGATCGACTGGGACATGTCGACGCTGGGGGATCCACTCTTCGATCTGGGCGTCACGCTGTCCTACTGGGCGCAGGCCGACGACGCGGACGTCATTCGCGAACTCGGGTTGTCCCCGTCACTGCAGCCGGGTTTCCCGGACCGAAAAGAGCTCGCGGCCAAGTACTTCGCCGCGGCTGGACGCGAAGCGGTGCCGGTCGGCTTCTATCTGGCGCTGGGCCGGCTGCGGCTCGCGATCGCCTGGCAACAGCTGTACGTGCTGCATCAACGCGGGGCGCTCGTCGGCCCGAAGTACGCCGCGTTCAACCGCATCGCGACGGCCGTCCTGGCGGCCACCGCCGATTCCCTCTCGACAGAACACATCTGA
- a CDS encoding LURP-one-related family protein translates to MIINEKIFSVSGEFWVTDEAGYPRYQVKGSFLRIPKEFRIYDGQGRDLARVTHTIISLMPRFTLEIGDVQVATIQKKFSFFKPKYSIDAYGVEVVGNVWGMNFEIRRGGAVIGRIDKRWSIRDQYRVEVPDPRYEILVLGLVLAIDYVKRQEAGRRSATPGLPSAGMTWHPG, encoded by the coding sequence TTGATTATCAACGAAAAGATATTCTCGGTGAGTGGCGAATTCTGGGTGACGGACGAGGCCGGATATCCTCGCTATCAGGTCAAAGGAAGTTTTTTAAGAATTCCGAAGGAATTTCGCATCTACGACGGCCAAGGTCGCGACCTGGCCAGAGTCACTCACACTATCATTTCGTTGATGCCGCGTTTTACGTTGGAAATTGGCGACGTGCAGGTGGCGACCATTCAGAAAAAGTTCAGTTTTTTTAAGCCCAAGTACAGCATCGATGCTTACGGCGTCGAAGTCGTGGGCAATGTTTGGGGCATGAATTTTGAAATCCGGCGTGGTGGTGCCGTCATCGGGCGAATCGACAAGCGATGGTCTATCCGTGACCAGTACAGGGTTGAGGTGCCGGATCCCCGCTACGAGATTCTAGTGCTGGGCCTGGTGCTCGCCATCGACTACGTCAAACGGCAAGAGGCCGGACGCCGGTCGGCAACTCCCGGACTGCCTTCGGCCGGAATGACATGGCACCCAGGCTGA